In Halomicrobium zhouii, the sequence CTTCGCGCTCGGTGGCCCACTTGTCGTCGCCGTCCTCACCCTCCCGCTTGCGGTCGGCCTCTACGAACCGATCCGCGAGGGAACCGACGGGGCGCGCGAGACGCTCCGCGCGGCGGTCCGGGCGATACGGCGCCGCTACTGGACCGTCCTGGCGGCGAACCTGACCGCCCTCGCCGTCGCGGCCGGCGTCGCCCTCGCCGGGACGGCGCTCGCGTTCGTCCTCGGCACAGCTTTGCGCTACGCTCAGTACGCGACGGGCGATCCCGGACAACCCGTCGCCGTCCTCACCGTCTGGGGGTTCCCAATCCTGTTCGCGGTGTTCCTCGCCGCCGGTCTGCCCGTGACGCGCTTCGCGGACGTCTTCGCCACGTACGAGGGCGAGGGTCCGCGCGCGGCGTGGCGACCGAGCGCCGTGTTCGCCCGTCGCAAGCCCCTCTCTTTTCTCGGCTACGCGCTCGCCACGGTCGTCCTCCTCGGCACGGCCCAGACGCTCCAGTACGCCTTCGCACAGGTCGACGATGTCGCTTCGCTAGCTGCCGGAATCGGTGCCATCCTGGCCGTCGGCACCGTCGGGTTCACGCTGGCGTCCGCGCTCCACGTGACGTACTTCGAGCGAACCGTCGCGCCGGCGGTCCAGGCTGTCCCCCGCGTCACCACCCGGTGGACCCGCCTCGCGGCAGTCGCCGTCGTCCTGCTGGCCGCCGTCGCGGGTGCTGGCTACGTCCGCGCGGTCGATGCCGGTGCCGGTCAGGCCGAGTTGCAGGAACTTCCAGACGACCACGAAGCGGCATACGCCGTCGCGGCGACCAACACCCGCGAGGCGAACCACCGTCGGACGGTCCTGGCCAGGAACGCTACCGAACCGGACAGCGAGTGGCGGAAGACGTCGGAGTCGGCTATCGACTACGACGACCGACGGGCGTCGATCTTCTTCTACGGCGAGGACCCGGATGTCCGCGTCGGGAGCTACCACGGCGAGGGGACAATCGCGATGCCGAGCGGCGGCGGGTCGTGGCGGGGAACCTTCGGCCCGGTCACGCGCGAGCGAAACGACTGGACCGTGATTGCCATGCCCGGCTATGCCGTATCGGACCCGACAGACGTCGCGCCCGTACCGAAGCGGGGCGCTGCTTGGTCGGTGGCCCACAGCAATGCGT encodes:
- a CDS encoding DUF7847 domain-containing protein, producing MSLRRSVAPSLRATHPALFLVGFAVVALQSALSFALAAVEAPLSPVYSPLFALGGPLVVAVLTLPLAVGLYEPIREGTDGARETLRAAVRAIRRRYWTVLAANLTALAVAAGVALAGTALAFVLGTALRYAQYATGDPGQPVAVLTVWGFPILFAVFLAAGLPVTRFADVFATYEGEGPRAAWRPSAVFARRKPLSFLGYALATVVLLGTAQTLQYAFAQVDDVASLAAGIGAILAVGTVGFTLASALHVTYFERTVAPAVQAVPRVTTRWTRLAAVAVVLLAAVAGAGYVRAVDAGAGQAELQELPDDHEAAYAVAATNTREANHRRTVLARNATEPDSEWRKTSESAIDYDDRRASIFFYGEDPDVRVGSYHGEGTIAMPSGGGSWRGTFGPVTRERNDWTVIAMPGYAVSDPTDVAPVPKRGAAWSVAHSNASVLVYQSTTADDIRTAFSTSYAGMNGELANDSYLRVVVDRERGVVDTVRIRAHSLDSGNAYEYEMRYGAGETVDVERPEAIGSRSPLEWAWDVLYY